From Anaerohalosphaera lusitana, one genomic window encodes:
- a CDS encoding PDZ domain-containing protein produces the protein MKLNHKVLTIIAALLLIQSTLLAQPNTSEDAAEGIEKSLLFLEITSSAYENMQPWKKATMSSSYGYACAVGPYEVLTTAWNVTDTAHIKARLHGRNEFVPATVKVVDYEIDLALLELDREEMDAPLTPVTFSNDYAKGASVSSHWLTAGGRHKTGRGYIDRADVYKAPASYTSMLNYIIGNTSNTDSRGRLYCLDEKPVGLACWSDGDSKETGVIPTQIIDRFLADARDGEYKGFGSVGFSITKLIDPAMRNYLDMPDGEDNGVYVNDVYTLGTGSDTLEQGDVILAINGLAMNAYGRYEHPTYGRIQMAQIFAETPVGDNIEFTLWRDGKKITLSAPAEKFTAQDMLVPYYEYGMQPEYFVTAGFVFQKLTRPYMQMWGDDFAGKITPHIYNYYRDTAFSPTEDRQDVIMLSFVLPHQVNLGYHDLRGKIVKSVNGRTIESMQDFVSAFQLNPDAQHDVIEFEQDNPTVVIPRDQAKTADMMIAQRFGVTQQQNVN, from the coding sequence ATGAAGCTAAATCATAAAGTACTTACAATCATAGCCGCCCTGCTGCTCATCCAGTCAACACTGCTCGCACAGCCGAATACCTCTGAGGATGCAGCAGAAGGCATCGAGAAGTCGCTTCTGTTTCTTGAGATAACATCCAGCGCATACGAAAACATGCAGCCCTGGAAAAAAGCGACGATGTCCAGCAGCTACGGCTACGCATGCGCTGTCGGTCCATACGAGGTCCTCACGACCGCATGGAACGTCACCGACACTGCACACATCAAGGCACGTCTGCACGGCCGTAACGAATTTGTACCAGCAACCGTCAAGGTTGTAGATTACGAGATCGACCTCGCCCTGCTCGAACTCGACAGGGAAGAGATGGACGCACCGTTAACGCCAGTGACCTTCTCCAACGATTACGCAAAAGGCGCATCCGTAAGCTCCCACTGGCTAACCGCCGGCGGACGACACAAAACAGGCCGCGGCTACATCGACCGCGCAGACGTCTACAAGGCCCCCGCATCCTACACATCGATGCTCAACTACATCATCGGCAACACGTCCAACACGGACTCCCGCGGCAGACTCTATTGTCTCGACGAAAAACCTGTCGGCCTGGCGTGCTGGTCCGACGGCGACTCCAAAGAAACCGGCGTCATCCCAACACAGATCATCGACCGCTTCCTTGCGGACGCACGAGACGGCGAATACAAAGGCTTCGGCTCGGTCGGTTTCTCCATTACAAAACTTATCGATCCCGCCATGCGAAACTATCTCGACATGCCCGACGGTGAAGACAACGGCGTCTACGTCAACGACGTCTACACCCTCGGCACAGGCAGCGACACCCTCGAACAGGGTGATGTGATTCTCGCCATCAACGGCCTCGCGATGAACGCCTACGGCCGATACGAACACCCTACCTACGGACGCATCCAGATGGCACAGATTTTTGCCGAAACCCCGGTTGGCGACAACATCGAATTCACCCTCTGGCGTGATGGCAAGAAGATCACGCTCAGCGCTCCTGCCGAAAAATTCACCGCCCAGGACATGCTCGTTCCCTACTATGAGTACGGCATGCAGCCAGAGTACTTCGTAACCGCAGGATTCGTCTTCCAGAAACTCACCCGCCCGTACATGCAGATGTGGGGCGACGACTTTGCGGGCAAGATCACACCGCACATTTACAACTACTACCGCGACACGGCTTTCTCACCTACCGAAGATCGCCAGGATGTCATCATGCTCAGCTTCGTCCTGCCCCACCAGGTCAACCTCGGCTATCACGACCTACGCGGCAAGATCGTCAAATCCGTCAACGGCAGGACGATCGAGTCGATGCAGGACTTCGTCTCAGCGTTCCAACTCAACCCCGACGCCCAGCACGACGTTATCGAATTTGAACAGGACAACCCCACAGTCGTCATCCCGCGCGATCAGGCAAAAACAGCCGACATGATGATCGCCCAGAGATTCGGCGTCACCCAGCAACAGAATGTCAACTGA
- a CDS encoding protein-disulfide reductase DsbD family protein, producing MSRKHSPLLSVYALMLCLLLLAQNAFPVQKTLTVAQGEGEFSNATIYPAVFGEVPGIAVEFKGSEDLHYYAEKENSPAGIILEVSASAPGAEFAPAVMPPAKSFYDAGLQKNVPVYVGNFKTFIPAAALPEGKKEITVKIAGQACTSDICFRPFEYQEKIEIDFANLSTFKEIEVKGTDPATLEKPVASPKGSGEKAAQPADEAEDEDDDEDAAAAEPDTDEAAPSGEETEKAALEKDQTAKPDKKGALETNYSLPIMLLLALLGGMSFNIMPCVLPIIPIIIMRLIQQAKEHPSRRLALGAAFCGGIVLFFVAFAAFSAIIQLATGTVISMSDYLRYPAVTATVFLAMIVFGLFMFDLFQIGLPASVSQKSSSGSGFAGSIGMGFLAAVLSIPCTGAILAFVLVWTQTQTIAINILTFLLMGIGMAVPYALLILFPALLDRIPKPGNWMDYFKKAVGFLLIFIAVKLMLPALPKEMLISVLKYAVVLSFAVWMWGSWVSYSTPKTKKYIIRIAAVALAVIFAFIFLPQTKSIVEWQEYDQAKIDSALEDGQPVLIKFTADWCSNCKVVNKQVYKDPEVAKLINKKGVLPILGDTTTSDMPATIGLKSTYGYSRGFVPMTLVLLPDGEKIDLFGIFDKSELTEILEGL from the coding sequence ATGTCCAGAAAACACTCTCCACTGCTCTCCGTTTACGCATTGATGCTGTGTCTGCTGCTGCTCGCACAGAACGCGTTTCCGGTACAAAAGACCCTTACAGTAGCTCAAGGTGAAGGCGAATTCTCCAACGCCACCATATACCCAGCCGTCTTCGGCGAAGTACCAGGCATCGCCGTCGAATTCAAGGGCAGCGAGGACCTGCACTATTACGCCGAAAAAGAAAACTCCCCCGCCGGGATCATCCTGGAAGTTTCCGCCTCCGCACCCGGCGCGGAGTTCGCCCCAGCAGTAATGCCCCCTGCCAAGTCCTTCTACGATGCGGGCCTGCAGAAAAACGTCCCCGTTTACGTAGGCAATTTTAAGACATTCATCCCGGCCGCTGCGCTCCCCGAGGGCAAAAAGGAGATCACCGTAAAGATCGCCGGCCAGGCATGCACCTCCGACATATGCTTCCGACCCTTCGAATACCAGGAAAAGATCGAGATAGATTTCGCTAACCTCAGCACCTTCAAGGAGATAGAGGTCAAGGGCACCGACCCGGCAACCCTCGAAAAGCCCGTCGCATCCCCAAAAGGATCCGGCGAAAAAGCCGCTCAGCCCGCCGATGAAGCTGAAGACGAGGACGACGACGAAGACGCCGCCGCTGCCGAACCCGACACCGACGAAGCTGCCCCCTCCGGCGAAGAAACCGAAAAAGCCGCCCTCGAAAAGGATCAAACCGCCAAGCCGGACAAAAAAGGCGCGCTCGAAACAAATTATTCCCTGCCCATCATGCTCCTGCTCGCCCTGCTCGGCGGCATGAGCTTCAACATCATGCCCTGCGTCCTGCCCATAATCCCCATCATCATCATGAGACTAATACAGCAGGCAAAGGAACATCCTTCCCGCAGACTAGCCCTTGGAGCGGCGTTTTGCGGCGGAATTGTCCTGTTTTTCGTTGCTTTTGCCGCATTTTCTGCCATTATCCAGCTCGCAACCGGCACGGTCATCTCCATGAGCGACTACCTTCGCTACCCCGCAGTCACCGCGACCGTGTTCCTTGCCATGATCGTCTTCGGCCTGTTCATGTTTGACCTCTTCCAGATAGGCCTCCCAGCATCGGTAAGTCAGAAATCCTCCTCGGGTTCAGGCTTCGCAGGCTCGATCGGCATGGGCTTCCTGGCAGCCGTCCTCTCAATCCCCTGTACAGGTGCGATACTCGCCTTCGTCCTCGTCTGGACTCAGACGCAAACCATTGCTATTAATATACTTACGTTCCTCCTGATGGGTATCGGCATGGCCGTCCCATACGCCCTGCTGATCCTGTTCCCCGCCCTGCTGGACCGCATACCAAAGCCCGGCAACTGGATGGACTACTTCAAAAAGGCAGTCGGCTTCCTGCTCATCTTCATCGCAGTAAAACTCATGCTCCCCGCCCTGCCCAAGGAAATGCTGATATCAGTACTGAAATACGCGGTCGTTCTCAGCTTCGCCGTCTGGATGTGGGGCTCATGGGTCTCTTATAGCACCCCTAAAACCAAAAAGTACATAATAAGGATTGCCGCCGTCGCCCTCGCGGTCATTTTCGCCTTCATATTCCTCCCCCAGACCAAATCCATCGTTGAATGGCAGGAATACGACCAGGCAAAGATCGATTCCGCACTCGAAGACGGCCAACCCGTCCTCATCAAATTCACCGCCGACTGGTGTTCCAACTGCAAGGTCGTCAACAAGCAGGTCTACAAGGACCCAGAGGTAGCAAAACTGATCAATAAAAAGGGCGTACTACCGATCCTCGGCGATACGACGACCAGCGACATGCCCGCAACTATCGGTCTTAAAAGTACTTACGGTTACAGCCGCGGCTTCGTCCCGATGACTCTCGTACTCCTGCCCGATGGCGAAAAGATCGACCTGTTCGGCATATTCGACAAGTCCGAACTGACCGAAATCCTCGAAGGCCTCTAA
- a CDS encoding S1C family serine protease has protein sequence MKTPTKLLFFALAAILTAAPLLHAAPSIFDTADPKDAVVMIRVVKQDYNYVTPWKQEMMQQGVGTGFVIDGNRILTNAHNVANHRYVQVKKRDQAKRYIAKVAFAGHDCDLAILQIDDPTFYEGITPLPIGDIPAENSTVQTLGFPMGGQHISTTEGVVSRIQMGVYSHSQADQHLQVQTDAAINPGNSGGPVMQDGKVVGVAFQGMTNADNIGYMIPTTVIRHFLADCEDGTYDGFGNLGVSTFTGLHNPAYADYLGIPEGTEGLVVTSVLLNSTAEDILQENDVITKIDDYDIDNDGMIKIHGLTLNMAEAIEQKQIGETIDLTFYRDGEQHTKNVTVGLDEPVIAYSRQFDKAPRYHVFAGLTFVPISRNYLESWGGRWISKVPHTLRYLFIDSRELNDNPDRDDYVVLSQVLTDNVNSYTDDFVDKVIKSINDQPIMSLEDVPTAIAKSGDFLTIKFMGQPTPLILDYPEAAARDSKIRSNYNVTKQSNLEETHEAKS, from the coding sequence ATGAAAACCCCCACCAAATTGTTGTTTTTCGCGCTCGCGGCCATACTCACAGCCGCCCCCCTGCTTCACGCCGCACCAAGCATCTTCGACACCGCCGACCCCAAGGACGCAGTCGTCATGATCCGCGTCGTCAAGCAGGACTACAACTACGTCACCCCCTGGAAACAGGAAATGATGCAGCAGGGCGTCGGCACAGGCTTCGTCATCGACGGCAACCGCATTCTCACCAACGCCCACAACGTCGCCAACCATCGCTACGTCCAGGTCAAAAAACGCGACCAGGCCAAACGCTACATCGCAAAAGTCGCATTCGCCGGTCACGACTGCGACCTCGCCATCCTGCAGATCGACGACCCGACTTTCTACGAAGGCATAACCCCCCTGCCCATCGGCGACATACCCGCGGAAAATTCAACAGTCCAGACACTCGGCTTCCCAATGGGCGGCCAGCATATCTCGACCACCGAAGGCGTCGTCAGCCGAATACAAATGGGCGTCTACAGCCATTCCCAGGCCGACCAGCACCTTCAGGTCCAGACCGACGCAGCCATCAACCCCGGCAACTCCGGCGGACCCGTCATGCAGGACGGCAAAGTCGTCGGCGTCGCGTTCCAGGGCATGACCAACGCCGACAACATCGGCTACATGATCCCCACCACCGTAATCCGCCACTTCCTCGCTGACTGCGAAGACGGCACATACGACGGCTTCGGCAATCTCGGCGTCTCCACTTTCACCGGCCTGCACAACCCCGCATACGCCGACTACCTCGGCATACCCGAAGGCACAGAGGGCCTCGTCGTCACATCCGTACTGCTCAACTCCACCGCCGAAGACATCCTCCAGGAAAACGACGTCATCACAAAGATCGACGACTACGACATCGACAACGATGGCATGATAAAGATCCACGGCCTCACACTCAACATGGCCGAAGCCATAGAACAAAAACAGATCGGCGAAACCATCGACCTGACCTTCTACCGCGACGGTGAACAGCATACAAAAAACGTAACCGTCGGCCTCGACGAACCAGTCATCGCATACAGCCGACAGTTCGACAAGGCCCCGCGCTACCACGTCTTCGCCGGCCTGACATTCGTACCCATCTCGCGTAACTATCTCGAAAGCTGGGGCGGCCGATGGATCAGCAAGGTCCCCCACACGCTCCGCTATCTCTTCATCGACTCGCGCGAGCTCAATGACAATCCCGACCGCGATGACTACGTCGTCCTCTCGCAGGTTCTCACCGACAACGTCAATTCATACACCGACGACTTCGTCGACAAGGTAATCAAATCGATCAACGACCAACCCATTATGAGCCTCGAAGACGTACCAACTGCCATCGCAAAAAGCGGCGACTTCCTCACCATCAAATTCATGGGCCAGCCGACTCCGCTGATTCTCGACTACCCCGAAGCCGCTGCACGCGATTCTAAGATTCGCTCAAATTATAATGTCACCAAGCAAAGCAATCTGGAGGAAACCCATGAAGCTAAATCATAA
- a CDS encoding PD-(D/E)XK nuclease family protein — translation MSVQFILGRSGTGKTRFCLDNIIGELVGGDGSRPMILLVPEQATYQAERAILNDGRVGGYSNLRVLSFERLEFHLIGGAAGNAEISRIGQELAVGRILNQCRDELEVFGGSAGTAGLASKLAKTIVELHQCALSAEEVERIGREMRDEPGNETAGRKFADIAKVFRKYVEFMEGRFVNPDVRLSEAVEHVADAEFVRGARLWVDGFASFTVQQREMLVELLRHAEGASIAMCLDPGAIDLELREEQVDETSIFHVTERTYAELREVLRRNKIAVDEPLVLSDVRRFSHAQELGQLEANLFEAGRAETVTANGRVRVLAAGNARAEVEWIAREIVRLVREEGYRYRDIAVVASDLGRYRHYVQAVFEDHGIAFFMDTPRSVQQHPLAEFLTAGLSCVTRGFASSDVFAYLKSDLAGLSRREVDELENYCVAFGVEGDDWLRGGWSYAGAKDKRFDEERVESLRRRAVGPLARLAKKLNGEDGITAGEFTQAVFDWIGEVDAAGRIQEWIGDGGEDETGSEHGQIFDKLVDLFDELCEIYGGDELAGEEWAQVLCEAMGKLTLKLIPQRLDEVLVGSIDRSRHPELRAVFLAGVTQKQFPVVVSYDSILTDDDRAAAEERDVVLGGQVSEQLTARQYLAYIAFTRASERLYVTYPLTQDEGKECVPSSFVRNIERLYSDVEVERIGGAADGLQGVVSYAGLADFLCQRLSRDVREESEERRTLRGLVDAMCVSDDERMREVGELVKDALEYANEAELADGIAGEIFGDELRSSASRLRTFASCPYKYFAQYTLGLAERAEAGFEPVDLGSFYHEVLEGVSKELIGKGRSFCDAEDELAVMVEKQAEEIIEANGSLCNFAGRSAYNKFMIGSAVEVLKDCVADLRRMDKAGAFRLTAVEKEFGKDDVPCEVGLADGRRCRLRGKIDRVDVAEIEGRKYALLFDYKRKEQKVEWDKLYYGLDVQLAAYMIAAKQFMAGEVDDVAGAFYVPIEAGAVKGSLEKREEAGEKFARKSKGIVNGEFCEGLDAGAEKWDPYYNFYAGKKGPYGHYKNSCAVRPSEMERVLGHTEGKIAEIAERIFGGEIAIRPIRLSSFVPCEWCSFKPVCRFDGQVNEYEVLGKMNKEDFMNETGADDE, via the coding sequence ATGTCGGTACAATTCATACTTGGCAGGAGCGGGACGGGCAAGACGCGGTTTTGCCTGGACAATATTATAGGCGAGCTGGTCGGCGGGGACGGGTCGCGGCCGATGATACTGCTGGTTCCCGAGCAGGCGACGTACCAGGCGGAGCGGGCGATACTTAACGACGGCAGGGTCGGGGGGTATTCGAATCTGCGTGTGCTTTCGTTCGAGCGGCTTGAGTTTCATCTGATCGGCGGAGCGGCGGGCAATGCGGAGATATCGCGGATCGGGCAGGAGCTTGCGGTCGGACGGATATTGAATCAGTGCAGGGATGAGCTTGAGGTGTTCGGCGGCAGTGCGGGGACGGCGGGGCTGGCGAGCAAGCTGGCTAAGACGATAGTGGAGCTTCATCAGTGCGCACTGAGTGCGGAAGAGGTGGAGCGGATCGGCAGAGAGATGCGGGATGAGCCGGGCAATGAGACAGCGGGGCGGAAGTTCGCGGATATCGCGAAGGTATTTCGAAAGTACGTGGAATTTATGGAGGGCCGGTTCGTCAATCCTGATGTGCGGCTGAGCGAGGCGGTTGAGCATGTGGCGGATGCGGAATTCGTAAGGGGTGCGCGGCTGTGGGTTGACGGGTTCGCGAGTTTTACTGTGCAGCAGCGGGAGATGCTGGTGGAGCTTTTGCGGCATGCGGAGGGGGCGAGTATTGCGATGTGTCTTGATCCGGGGGCGATCGATCTGGAGCTGCGCGAGGAGCAGGTGGACGAGACGAGCATTTTTCACGTGACCGAGCGGACGTATGCGGAGCTGCGGGAGGTGCTGAGGCGGAACAAGATCGCGGTGGATGAGCCTTTGGTGCTGAGTGATGTTCGGCGGTTTTCACATGCTCAGGAGCTGGGGCAGTTAGAGGCGAATCTGTTCGAGGCGGGGCGTGCGGAAACGGTTACGGCGAATGGACGGGTGCGGGTTCTTGCGGCGGGCAATGCGCGGGCGGAAGTGGAGTGGATCGCGCGGGAGATCGTTCGGCTGGTGCGGGAGGAAGGGTATCGGTATCGCGATATTGCGGTGGTGGCGTCGGACCTGGGACGATACAGGCATTACGTGCAGGCGGTGTTCGAGGATCACGGGATCGCGTTTTTCATGGACACGCCGAGGAGCGTGCAGCAGCATCCGCTGGCGGAGTTTTTGACGGCGGGGTTGAGTTGTGTGACGCGGGGGTTTGCGAGCAGTGATGTGTTCGCGTATCTCAAGAGCGACCTGGCGGGGCTGAGCAGGCGGGAGGTTGACGAGCTGGAAAATTATTGTGTCGCGTTCGGGGTTGAGGGCGATGACTGGCTGCGGGGCGGCTGGTCATATGCGGGGGCGAAAGACAAGCGGTTCGATGAGGAGCGAGTGGAGAGTTTGCGGCGCAGGGCGGTTGGGCCTTTGGCGCGGCTGGCGAAAAAGCTCAACGGTGAAGATGGGATAACGGCGGGGGAGTTTACACAGGCGGTATTCGATTGGATCGGTGAGGTGGATGCTGCGGGGCGGATACAGGAATGGATCGGCGACGGCGGGGAGGACGAGACGGGAAGTGAGCATGGACAGATATTCGACAAGCTGGTTGATCTGTTCGATGAGCTTTGCGAGATATACGGCGGGGATGAGCTGGCGGGGGAGGAATGGGCGCAGGTGCTTTGCGAGGCGATGGGGAAGTTGACGCTGAAGCTGATACCGCAGCGGCTGGACGAGGTGCTGGTGGGTTCGATAGATCGCAGCAGGCATCCTGAGCTGAGGGCGGTGTTCCTGGCGGGAGTGACGCAGAAGCAGTTTCCGGTGGTGGTTTCGTATGATTCGATATTGACGGACGATGACCGGGCGGCTGCGGAGGAGCGGGACGTTGTGCTGGGCGGACAGGTGAGCGAGCAGTTGACGGCGAGGCAGTACCTTGCGTATATCGCGTTCACGCGTGCGTCGGAGCGGCTGTATGTGACGTATCCGCTGACGCAGGACGAGGGTAAGGAGTGTGTGCCGTCGAGTTTTGTTCGGAACATCGAGAGGCTCTACAGTGATGTGGAGGTTGAGCGGATCGGCGGGGCTGCGGACGGTCTGCAAGGCGTGGTGAGTTATGCGGGGCTGGCGGATTTCTTGTGTCAGCGACTGAGCAGGGACGTTCGCGAGGAAAGCGAGGAAAGGCGGACGCTGCGTGGGCTGGTGGATGCGATGTGCGTTTCGGATGATGAGCGGATGCGGGAGGTGGGGGAGCTGGTGAAGGATGCTCTGGAGTATGCGAACGAGGCGGAGCTTGCCGATGGGATCGCGGGTGAGATATTCGGTGATGAGCTGCGGAGTTCGGCGAGTCGGCTGCGGACGTTCGCATCGTGTCCGTACAAGTATTTCGCGCAGTATACGCTGGGACTTGCGGAGCGCGCGGAGGCGGGGTTTGAGCCGGTGGACCTGGGGAGCTTTTATCACGAGGTGCTGGAAGGTGTTTCGAAGGAGCTGATCGGGAAGGGCAGGAGTTTCTGCGATGCGGAGGACGAACTTGCGGTGATGGTGGAGAAACAGGCGGAAGAGATAATCGAGGCGAACGGGTCGCTGTGCAATTTTGCGGGGAGGTCGGCGTACAATAAATTCATGATCGGCTCGGCGGTGGAGGTACTGAAGGATTGCGTGGCGGATCTGCGGCGGATGGATAAGGCCGGGGCGTTTCGGCTGACGGCGGTTGAGAAGGAATTTGGTAAGGACGATGTGCCGTGCGAGGTGGGGCTTGCGGACGGGCGGCGGTGCAGGCTGCGGGGAAAGATCGACCGGGTGGATGTGGCGGAGATCGAGGGCAGGAAGTATGCACTGCTGTTCGATTACAAGCGAAAGGAGCAGAAGGTCGAATGGGACAAGCTGTACTATGGGCTGGACGTTCAGTTGGCGGCGTATATGATCGCGGCGAAGCAGTTCATGGCGGGCGAGGTGGACGATGTGGCGGGTGCGTTTTATGTGCCGATCGAGGCGGGGGCGGTGAAGGGGTCGCTGGAGAAGCGGGAGGAGGCGGGAGAGAAGTTTGCGCGTAAGAGCAAGGGTATTGTGAACGGTGAGTTCTGCGAGGGGCTTGACGCGGGGGCGGAGAAGTGGGATCCGTACTACAATTTTTACGCGGGGAAGAAGGGGCCTTACGGACATTACAAGAACAGTTGTGCGGTGCGGCCGAGTGAGATGGAGCGGGTGCTGGGGCATACGGAGGGGAAGATCGCGGAAATCGCTGAGAGGATATTTGGCGGTGAGATCGCGATCCGGCCGATACGGCTGAGCAGTTTTGTGCCATGCGAGTGGTGCAGTTTTAAGCCGGTGTGCAGGTTCGACGGACAGGTGAACGAGTACGAGGTGCTGGGCAAGATGAACAAGGAAGATTTCATGAACGAGACGGGGGCGGACGATGAGTGA
- a CDS encoding MarC family protein — protein sequence MPYLEALVALFAIVDPIGNIPMFLHVADNVPEGQEAKAFNTAVLVGLTVLLVFAFAGKAILNHVFHIELAALQVAGGLLLIITAVDHLIFGILKKGVAINKSAVSATELGCVPLACPLLAGPGAMVTSLTMLEKHGPLAVIPAIVTIFLGLWLLLRFLEPVHRFLGDLVSTAFSKIMLVFISAIGVHMMITGLKAYFTTPS from the coding sequence ATGCCCTATCTCGAAGCCCTAGTAGCCCTTTTCGCCATCGTCGACCCCATCGGCAACATACCCATGTTCCTCCACGTCGCCGACAACGTCCCCGAAGGCCAGGAAGCCAAAGCCTTCAACACCGCCGTTCTGGTCGGCCTGACCGTCCTGCTCGTTTTCGCATTCGCGGGCAAGGCCATCCTCAACCACGTCTTCCACATCGAACTCGCCGCCCTCCAGGTCGCAGGCGGCCTGCTCCTTATCATCACCGCAGTCGACCATCTCATCTTCGGCATCCTCAAAAAAGGCGTCGCCATCAACAAATCCGCTGTCTCTGCCACCGAACTGGGCTGTGTACCCCTCGCATGTCCCCTCCTCGCAGGCCCCGGCGCGATGGTCACCTCCCTCACAATGCTCGAAAAGCACGGCCCCCTCGCCGTAATCCCCGCCATAGTAACCATCTTCCTCGGCCTCTGGCTCCTCCTGCGCTTCCTCGAACCGGTTCACCGCTTTCTCGGCGACCTCGTCAGCACCGCCTTCTCCAAGATCATGCTCGTGTTTATCTCCGCCATCGGCGTGCACATGATGATCACCGGCCTAAAAGCCTACTTCACCACCCCCAGCTAA
- a CDS encoding glycosidase yields the protein MASFGREKLAQTLFRRYDGNPILTVENWPYPINSVFNPAATRFKGGIMLLNRVEDLRGFSHLTTAFSRDGLSNWEIDDFPTMMPESTTEEQTFGLEDPRIVWLEEQQQYAIVYTSFSEGGAVVSLAITKNFKTFARLGGMVPPEDKDACLFPRRFNGRFALIHRPIVRGEAHIWMSLSPDLKHWGDHRVLLHTRHGYWDGARIGLGCQPIEIPEGWLIFYHGVRRTTANQIYRMGIALLDKEMPWKVLRRSEEWVLGPREMYERIGDVGDVTFVSGAVVHEETNELFLYYGAADDKVAVAIADMDRLREYVMKCPEVYE from the coding sequence ATGGCATCATTCGGCAGGGAGAAACTGGCGCAGACACTTTTCAGGCGTTACGACGGCAACCCCATTTTGACGGTTGAGAACTGGCCCTACCCCATCAATTCCGTGTTCAACCCGGCGGCTACAAGATTCAAGGGCGGTATTATGCTTTTGAACCGGGTGGAAGATCTGCGGGGGTTTTCGCATTTGACGACGGCGTTCAGCCGGGACGGGCTTTCGAACTGGGAGATCGACGATTTTCCCACGATGATGCCGGAAAGTACGACGGAGGAGCAGACGTTCGGGCTGGAGGACCCTCGGATCGTCTGGCTGGAAGAGCAGCAGCAGTATGCCATCGTGTATACTTCGTTCAGCGAAGGCGGGGCGGTGGTTTCGCTGGCGATCACGAAAAATTTCAAGACTTTTGCGCGGCTGGGCGGGATGGTTCCGCCGGAGGATAAGGATGCGTGTCTTTTCCCGAGACGGTTTAACGGGCGATTCGCGCTGATTCACAGGCCGATCGTGCGGGGCGAGGCGCATATATGGATGAGTCTGTCGCCGGACCTGAAGCACTGGGGTGATCACCGGGTTCTGCTGCATACGAGGCACGGATACTGGGACGGTGCAAGGATCGGGCTGGGCTGTCAGCCGATCGAGATACCGGAGGGGTGGCTGATATTTTATCATGGCGTGAGGCGGACGACGGCGAATCAGATATACCGGATGGGAATCGCACTGCTGGACAAGGAGATGCCCTGGAAGGTATTGAGGCGGAGTGAGGAGTGGGTGCTCGGGCCGCGGGAAATGTATGAGCGGATCGGTGATGTGGGGGACGTGACGTTCGTCAGCGGTGCGGTCGTGCATGAGGAGACGAATGAGCTGTTCCTTTATTATGGTGCGGCGGACGACAAGGTAGCGGTGGCGATTGCGGATATGGATCGGCTGCGGGAATATGTCATGAAGTGCCCGGAGGTTTATGAGTGA